A genome region from Nycticebus coucang isolate mNycCou1 chromosome 4, mNycCou1.pri, whole genome shotgun sequence includes the following:
- the LOC128584243 gene encoding small G protein signaling modulator 1-like isoform X2, translating to MFQNLQEALAFSCFTELMKRMNQNFPHGGAMDTHFANMRSLIQEADAALSFFQQILHSELFELMHQNGDYTHFYFCYRWFLLDFKREMAERHNTKQVLKLARDLVYKVQTLIQNK from the exons ATGTTTCAAAACCTGCAAG aagccCTCGCCTTCAGCTGCTTCACAGAGCTCATGAAGAGGATGAACCAGAACTTCCCCCATGGAGGCGCCATGGACACGCACTTTGCAAACATGAGGTCACTGATCCAG gaggctgatgctgCCCTTTCCTTCTTCCAACAGATCCTGCACTCAGAGCTATTTGAACTGATGCATCAGAATGGGGACTACACTCACTTTTACTTCTGCTATCGCTGGTTCCTGCTGGATTTTAAGCGAG AAATGGCCGAGCGACACAACACCAAGCAAGTCCTGAAGCTGGCCCGGGACCTGGTGTACAAAGTGCAGACTCTGATTCAGAACAAGTGA
- the LOC128584243 gene encoding small G protein signaling modulator 1-like isoform X1 — MFQNLQEALAFSCFTELMKRMNQNFPHGGAMDTHFANMRSLIQEADAALSFFQQILHSELFELMHQNGDYTHFYFCYRWFLLDFKRELVYDDVFSVWETIWAAKHVSSTHYVLFIALALVEVY, encoded by the exons ATGTTTCAAAACCTGCAAG aagccCTCGCCTTCAGCTGCTTCACAGAGCTCATGAAGAGGATGAACCAGAACTTCCCCCATGGAGGCGCCATGGACACGCACTTTGCAAACATGAGGTCACTGATCCAG gaggctgatgctgCCCTTTCCTTCTTCCAACAGATCCTGCACTCAGAGCTATTTGAACTGATGCATCAGAATGGGGACTACACTCACTTTTACTTCTGCTATCGCTGGTTCCTGCTGGATTTTAAGCGAG AACTCGTTTATGATGATGTCTTCTCTGTCTGGGAGACTATCTGGGCAGCCAAACATGTCTCATCCACCCACTATGTCCTTTTCATCGCACTGGCTCTGGTGGAAGTCTACTGA
- the LOC128584234 gene encoding LHFPL tetraspan subfamily member 7 protein-like, giving the protein MLFLTLMRMYGNHTVGLRNCQQYSLMVSSVWAALGLSLTCISALSLISPAWFQTHTFSFGVLTYCSSPQGDSWNQSCVTFRSLKDISDFPWKVSAVMLLGGWLLLVFNAILLLSWALAPKGLCPSRVSGPMPGVQAVAATATIAGLLVFPVSLASPFAKAVCEGSSVYHGGRCQPGWGYVIAIFSAVLASLLPVISWPRVTMTSIQGMTIFFSSDTERIILMPEMNK; this is encoded by the exons GTCAACAATACTCCCTAATGGTGAGCAGCGTGTGGGCAGCTCTGGGGCTGTCCCTTACCTGCATCTCAGCCCTCAGCCTCATCTCCCCTGCGTGGTTCCAGACACACACTTTCTCCTTTGGTGTCCTCACCTACTGCTCTTCGCCTCAAGGTGACAGCTGGAACcagagctgtgtgaccttcaggTCCCTCAAGGATATTTCTGACTTTCCTTGGAAG GTCTCAGCTGTGATGCTTCTCGGAGGCTGGCTGCTATTGGTCTTCAATGCAATTCTCCTCCTGTCCTGGGCCCTGGCCCCCAAAGGGCTGTGCCCAAGCAGGGTCAGTGGCCCAATGCCAGGGGTGCAGGCAGTGGCAG cCACTGCCACCATTGCGGGCCTGCTGGTTTTCCCAGTCAGCCTGGCTTCCCCATTCGCCAAAGCAGTCTGTGAAGGCTCCTCTGTGTACCATGGTGGAAGGTGCCAACCAGGCTGGGGCTATGTGATTGCCATCTTCAGTGCAGTCCTGGCCAGCCTCCTGCCTGTGATCAGCTGGCCTCGTGTGACCATGACCAGCATCCAGgggatgaccatcttcttctccagCGACACAGAGAGAATCATCCTTATGCcggaaatgaacaaataa